One Branchiostoma floridae strain S238N-H82 chromosome 15, Bfl_VNyyK, whole genome shotgun sequence DNA window includes the following coding sequences:
- the LOC118431370 gene encoding uncharacterized protein LOC118431370 — MRKLICPRRFGARQVTCRLTYSTCRSIFLSILVLAEKRKVYPSQIPVLDHKESMGWIGLLIAWLGLSTCVVGTTPPQDCSDLFATGTRQSGTYTVGEQSPYQVYCDMSFLGGGWTVLQRRQDGSVDFAKTWEEYQQGFGDLDREFWLGLDKIHTLTIAKRNILQVELEDFDGERRFARYNTFLVGDASGNYTVSISGHTGNAGDSLTSTGNDGRDNINLRMFSTIDRDNDRNGGHCASLYSQGGYPVSCGQSFLNGKYNCHLSSVSCGDSQGVVWSSWGGRSYFLKKITIMIRPADFTGSGSPQDCADLYRDGIIESGVNAISSPRVFVYCDMRNSGGGWTMIQRRQDGSVDFAKNWAGYEQGFGNLDGEHWLGLSKQNQITGQKTYTLRVDLGDWENQSRYATYSSFSVGGSNSDYRVSISDYSGDAGDSLTSGGNRFDINGIRFSTSDNDNNPNTRTNCASSFGGGGWWFPDSCGYAFVNGRYNDSDSAEGVNWERWRGYTYSLKMTSLKLRPDDFAVCAEGTFGPNCSETCRCLRGNAYCNHVTGACFGGCTDGWAGSDCQTVPPQFLQPTPANETRKLGRAVTWTCKATGDPLPTITWWHGRDKLTVANTSQTESGVQYTESVFTINAVSFDDNGTYSCVAANIGGLEIVTFSLTVQACTSGEFGPGCFGTCHCAHGGSVCDVTTGVCSSGWCEAGWEGSNCQTACMPGEFGPNCTFTCHCASGGSVCNVTTGVCSSGGCEPGWKGSDCQTEQKTVGLPLVYIGIIAGAVAGVIAIAAAGAVVFYCRRKNNVPKQKDVPLKDIGDQPEKGGTRNEAFDSENTSTSERLSDLTTVADVQAFLIDNGLRECARAFRENDVDGTALRHLDDAMMKDLVPMVGPRARLKAVLQKLHGSTGQNLQVSLESPISTLNFWEIPRSSLKFGRRLGRGQFGEVRLGEIRNRGVTTTVAVKTLRDSASDSDKKDLLGELEILVTVGRHDNIVSLVGACTKNDPLSIVVEYAPNGCLRDWLKTNSAEEYQNQPAPASEVPIEQLIQFGIDVAAGMSHLAAMQCVHRDLAARNILLGENMVAKVSDFGLSRDIYGSEEYVKTAKVRRVRMCKI, encoded by the exons ATGAGGAAATTGATTTGCCCACGGAGATTTGGGGCTCGTCAAGTCACTTGTAGACTTACGTATAGTACGTGCAGGTCTATATTTCTGTCGATCTTGGTGCTTGCTGAGAAGAGGAAAGTATATCCCAGTCAGATCCCAGTGCTCGACCACAAAGAAAGTATGGGTTGGATCGGACTTTTGATAGCCTGGCTCGGCCTAAGCACCTGTGTCGTCG GCACAACCCCGCCTCAGGACTGCTCGGACCTGTTCGCAACCGGGACCCGTCAGAGTGGCACATACACGGTCGGTGAACAGAGTCCGTACCAGGTCTACTGTGACATGAGCTTCCTAGGAGGCGGCTGGACCGTCCTCCAACGCCGACAGGACGGCTCCGTGGACTTCGCCAAGACATGGGAGGAATATCAACAGGGGTTCGGCGATCTGGACCGAGAGTTTTGGCTGGGGTTAGACAAGATCCACACACTGACTATTGCGAAGCGCAACATTCTTCAGGTCGAGCTTGAAGACTTTGATGGAGAAAGGAGGTTCGCGCGGTACAACACGTTCTTGGTCGGGGACGCGAGTGGTAATTATACGGTGTCCATCTCTGGGCACACAGGGAATGCAGGGGACAGTCTTACTAGCACAGGTAATGACGGACGAGACAACATAAACTTAAGAATGTTTTCCACGATAGATAGGGACAATGACAGAAACGGTGGGCATTGTGCGTCTTTATACAGCCAAGGCGGGTACCCAGTCAGTTGTGGACAGTCCTTCCTGAACGGAAAGTATAACTGTCACCTCAGCTCGGTATCCTGTGGCGATTCGCAGGGTGTCGTCTGGTCGTCATGGGGAGGTAGAAGTTACTTCTTGAAGAAAATAACCATCATGATCAGGCCTGCTGACTTCACAG GCTCAGGTTCGCCCCAAGACTGTGCTGACCTGTACCGAGACGGGATCATAGAAAGCGGAGTCAACGCTATCAGCAGCCCTCGCGTCTTTGTCTACTGCGACATGAGGAACTCAGGCGGCGGGTGGACCATGATCCAGCGCCGACAGGACGGGTCCGTGGACTTCGCCAAGAACTGGGCAGGCTACGAGCAAGGATTTGGAAACCTCGATGGGGAACACTGGCTGGGACTGAGCAAACAGAACCAAATCACGGGACAGAAGACGTACACTTTGCGAGTCGATTTAGGAGATTGGGAAAATCAGAGTAGGTACGCGACTTACAGCAGTTTCAGTGTTGGTGGCAGCAATTCGGACTATCGGGTCAGCATCAGCGACTACTCGGGTGATGCCGGAGACAGTCTCACAAGTGGGGGCAACCGTTTTGACATAAACGGTATACGTTTTTCGACCTCAGACAATGACAATAACCCAAATACTCGCACAAATTGTGCGAGTAGCTTTGGTGGAGGTGGATGGTGGTTTCCGGACAGTTGTGGATACGCATTCGTAAACGGAAGGTACAACGACTCGGATAGTGCAGAGGGTGTGAACTGGGAAAGATGGAGAGGTTACACTTACTCCTTGAAGATGACATCTCTAAAACTAAGACCGGATGACTTTGCAG TTTGCGCAGAGGGAACGTTTGGTCCGAATTGCTCTGAAACATGTCGCTGTCTGAGAGGAAACGCCTACTGCAATCATGTGACTGGGGCGTGCTTTGGCGGATGTACTGATGGATGGGCGGGCAGCGACTGTCAAACAG TCCCTCCACAGTTTCTTCAGCCGACACCAGCAAATGAAACGAGAAAATTAGGGCGAGCCGTCACCTGGACATGCAAGGCCACCGGAGATCCCCTTCCTACCATTACCTGGTGGCACGGCAGGGACAAGCTTACGGTGGCAAATACATCACAGACAGAGTCAGGAGTTCAGTACACTGAGAGCGTCTTCACCATCAACGCCGTGAGCTTCGACGACAATGGGACTTACAGCTGCGTGGCTGCTAATATCGGGGGATTGGAGATAGTAACGTTCTCGTTGACTGTCCAAG CATGCACATCCGGCGAGTTCGGGCCTGGCTGTTTTGGTACCTGTCACTGTGCGCATGGAGGTTCCGTGTGTGACGTCACGACTGGAGTCTGCTCTAGTGGATGGTGTGAGGCTGGGTGGGAGGGGAGCAACTGTCAGACAG CTTGTATGCCCGGTGAGTTTGGACCCAACTGTACGTTCACCTGTCACTGTGCGAGTGGAGGTTCCGTGTGTAACGTCACTACTGGAGTTTGCTCAAGCGGTGGGTGTGAGCCCGGGTGGAAGGGAAGCGACTGTCAGACAG AACAAAAGACAGTTGGTTTACCATTGGTATACATAGGGATCATCGCGGGTGCTGTAGCAGGTGTCATTGCCATAGCTGCAGCTGGAGCTGTGGTTTTCTATTGCAG AAGAAAGAATAACGTTCCCAAACAAAAGGACGTACCGCTGAAAGACATCGGGGACCAGCCGGAGAAAGGTGGTACAAGAAACGAGGCATTTGATTCAGAAAATACATCT acATCTGAACGTCTATCAGACCTCACCACAGTTGCAGACGTACAAGCGTTTCTCATTGACAATGGCCTGCGAGAGTGTGCAAGAGCATTCAGGG AGAACGACGTTGACGGAACGGCTCTGCGTCATCTTGATGACGCAATGATGAAGGACCTCGTTCCCATGGTTGGACCCAGAGCAAGGCTGAAAGCTGTGCTACAGAAATTGCATGGATCAACTGGACAAAATCTACAG GTTTCGTTGGAGTCACCGATCTCGACCCTCAACTTTTGGGAAATCCCCCGGTCCAGTCTGAAGTTTGGCAGGCGGCTCGGTAGGGGGCAGTTCGGGGAGGTTCGCCTCGGAGAAATCCGTAACCGAGGAGTTACAACCACTGTGGCTGTTAAGACATTAAGAG ACTCTGCATCTGACAGTGACAAGAAAGACCTGCTGGGTGAGCTGGAGATCCTGGTGACTGTGGGTCGTCATGACAACATCGTCTCCCTGGTTGGAGCTTGCACAAAAAACG ATCCACTCAGCATTGTAGTTGAGTACGCCCCTAACGGATGTCTGAGGGACTGGCTGAAGACCAACTCAGCTGAGGAGTACCAGAATCAGCCTGCTCCAGCTTCTGAAGTTCCTATTGAACAGCTCATCCAGTTTGGCATCGATGTAGCAGCTGGAATGAGCCATCTAGCGGCTATGCAG TGTGTTCACCGTGACCTCGCTGCAAGGAACATCCTACTTGGGGAGAACATGGTGGCCAAGGTTTCTGATTTCGGATTGTCCAGAGACATCTATGGAAGCGAAGAGTACGTAAAGACTGCAAAGGTACGACGTGTAAGGATGTGCAAGATATAG